In Leishmania major strain Friedlin complete genome, chromosome 34, the following proteins share a genomic window:
- a CDS encoding putative centrin translates to MNITSRTSGPLRTTAPAASAPSAAARRRFQLTEEQRQEIREAFELFDSDKNGLIDVHEMKVSMRALGFDAKREEVLQLMQDCAARDQNNQPLMDLPGFTDIMTDKFAQRDPRQEMVKAFQLFDENNTGKISLRSLRRVARELGENMSDEELQAMIDEFDVDQDGEINLEEFLAIMLEEDDY, encoded by the coding sequence ATGAACATCACTAGTCGCACATCGGGGCCTCTGCGCACCActgcgccggcggcatcagcgccgtccgcggcagcgcgccgtcgctTTCAGCTtacggaggagcagcgccagGAGATCCGAGAGGCATTTGAGCTGTTCGACTCGGATAAGAACGGACTCATCGATGTGCATGAGATGAAGGTGAGCATGCGGGCGCTTGGCTTTGATGCAAagcgggaggaggtgctgcagctcatgCAGGACTGCGCTGCCAGGGACCAGAACAATCAGCCGCTGATGGACTTACCGGGCTTCACAGATATCATGACGGACAAGTTTGCGCAACGCGATCCTCGGCAGGAGATGGTGAAGGCGTTTCAGCTGTTTGACGAGAACAATACCGGCAAAATCTCCCTTCGCTCGCTGCGTCGTGTGGCGCGGGAACTGGGCGAGAACATGAGCGACGAAGAGCTGCAGGCGATGATTGACGAGTTTGACGTTGACCAAGATGGCGAGATCAACCTAGAAGAGTTTCTTGCCATTATGCTAGAGGAGGACGACTACTAG